The proteins below are encoded in one region of Elusimicrobiota bacterium:
- the purL gene encoding phosphoribosylformylglycinamidine synthase subunit PurL, with translation MKTNIVDILKAGKAELQKISKEYLLSLNLEEMETIQKYFNKEGRNPTDIEIETIAQTWSEHCKHKMLTATIEYEYKKDGKSQKKVYNNLLKDTIFKSTKDLNKKWCISVFKDNAGVIEFDKENAIAFKVETHNHPSALEPYGGAGTGIGGVIRDILGVGLGAKPIMNTDVFCFGPPDYPFGKIPDGVLHPKRILKGVVSGVRDYGNRMGIPTANGTIIFDEGYIFNPLVYCGTVGILPKKKSFKKVIAGDLILSVGGKTGRDGIHGATFSSLSLENNISASVVQIGNPIVEKKVTDTVLQARDKNLYNAITDCGAGGFSSAIGELAIMSGGAKVYLDKAPLKYKGLQPWEIWISEAQERMVLAVPKKNLEKILKVFSDEDVEATVLGEFTNTNKLEVFYKDEMLCCLDMDFLHDGIPKMNKKAVWNHIPAAAFNVPAKTKDSLDILKNLLSSLNVCSKEWVIRQYDHEVQAQTVIKPLVGVMSDGPSDAAVIKPSPASNKGIVVSNGINLYGKIDPYYMAQSAIDEALRNVIAVGGDLSRTALLDNFCWGELEKPEQLGGLVRAAEACSEMAKVFGTPFISGKDSLNNKYILPEGKLISIPNVLLISAISVIKDIRKCITMDLKKAGNPVYVVGITKDEFPPKVEPGKALKQMIALQKAIERETVASCHDCSEGGIGVACSEMCFSGELGMEIYLKNVPVESIMSDDKILFSESNSRFIVEVKKGKEPEFKKILKGNNFAKIGTVASMKKFIVEGTGDKKIIDSDIFELKECWQKTLNNYD, from the coding sequence ATGAAAACAAATATTGTTGATATACTTAAAGCAGGTAAAGCTGAATTGCAGAAAATCAGTAAGGAATATTTATTGTCTTTAAATCTTGAAGAGATGGAGACAATACAAAAATACTTCAATAAAGAAGGAAGAAATCCGACTGATATAGAGATAGAGACTATTGCACAAACATGGTCAGAGCATTGCAAGCATAAAATGTTGACAGCTACTATAGAATACGAGTATAAGAAAGATGGGAAAAGCCAGAAGAAGGTATATAATAATCTACTGAAAGATACCATTTTCAAATCAACAAAAGATTTGAATAAGAAATGGTGTATTTCCGTTTTCAAGGATAATGCCGGAGTAATTGAATTCGACAAAGAAAACGCAATCGCTTTTAAAGTTGAAACACATAATCATCCCTCGGCGCTTGAGCCTTATGGCGGTGCAGGAACAGGTATTGGCGGAGTAATAAGAGATATATTAGGCGTGGGATTAGGCGCGAAGCCGATAATGAATACGGATGTATTTTGTTTTGGTCCTCCCGATTATCCGTTTGGAAAAATTCCTGACGGGGTCCTACACCCGAAAAGGATTCTAAAGGGTGTTGTTTCAGGTGTGCGGGATTATGGCAATAGAATGGGTATACCAACGGCAAACGGTACGATAATATTTGATGAAGGTTATATTTTCAACCCGCTTGTTTATTGCGGGACAGTAGGAATTTTACCCAAGAAAAAATCGTTTAAGAAAGTTATCGCCGGTGATTTGATCCTTTCCGTAGGAGGAAAGACGGGCAGGGACGGTATTCACGGCGCTACTTTTTCTTCACTTTCTCTTGAAAATAATATTTCAGCCAGCGTTGTTCAGATTGGTAACCCGATTGTAGAAAAAAAAGTTACCGATACGGTTCTCCAGGCGAGGGATAAAAATTTATATAATGCAATTACCGACTGCGGTGCGGGCGGTTTTTCGTCCGCAATCGGGGAACTCGCTATTATGTCAGGAGGCGCGAAAGTATATTTAGATAAAGCACCGCTAAAATATAAAGGGTTACAGCCGTGGGAAATATGGATTTCTGAAGCACAGGAAAGGATGGTTCTGGCTGTTCCAAAAAAGAATCTGGAAAAAATCTTAAAAGTATTCTCTGATGAAGACGTTGAAGCGACTGTTTTAGGCGAGTTTACAAACACAAATAAACTTGAGGTTTTTTATAAAGATGAAATGTTGTGTTGCCTGGATATGGATTTTCTCCATGACGGTATTCCAAAAATGAATAAAAAAGCTGTGTGGAACCATATTCCGGCGGCTGCTTTTAATGTTCCTGCTAAAACAAAGGATAGTTTAGATATTTTAAAAAATCTTCTGTCTTCTCTGAACGTGTGTTCAAAAGAATGGGTAATTCGCCAATATGACCACGAAGTTCAGGCACAAACAGTTATCAAACCGTTAGTAGGAGTAATGAGTGACGGTCCTTCAGACGCTGCGGTAATAAAGCCGTCTCCTGCGTCAAATAAAGGAATTGTTGTTTCAAACGGTATAAATTTATACGGAAAAATAGACCCTTATTATATGGCACAGTCGGCTATAGATGAGGCTTTGCGTAATGTTATTGCTGTCGGCGGCGATTTAAGCCGGACTGCCCTTCTGGATAATTTTTGCTGGGGGGAGTTGGAAAAGCCGGAGCAGCTCGGTGGTCTTGTCCGGGCTGCAGAAGCGTGTTCTGAAATGGCAAAAGTATTTGGAACACCGTTTATTTCCGGTAAAGACAGTTTGAATAATAAATATATTTTACCCGAAGGAAAATTAATTTCCATACCCAACGTTCTTTTAATTTCTGCAATATCCGTTATTAAAGACATCAGGAAGTGTATTACAATGGATTTGAAAAAAGCGGGGAATCCTGTTTATGTTGTAGGAATTACAAAAGATGAATTCCCGCCGAAAGTTGAACCCGGAAAAGCCCTAAAGCAAATGATTGCATTACAGAAAGCAATTGAAAGAGAAACAGTTGCCTCTTGTCACGATTGTTCAGAGGGTGGAATTGGTGTTGCATGCAGCGAGATGTGTTTCTCCGGTGAACTCGGAATGGAAATTTACTTGAAAAATGTGCCTGTTGAAAGTATAATGTCGGATGATAAAATTCTTTTTTCGGAATCAAACAGCAGATTTATTGTTGAAGTAAAGAAAGGAAAAGAACCCGAGTTTAAAAAAATTCTTAAAGGAAATAATTTTGCTAAAATCGGAACAGTCGCTTCTATGAAAAAATTTATTGTTGAAGGGACCGGTGATAAAAAAATAATTGATTCAGATATTTTTGAATTAAAGGAATGCTGGCAGAAAACACTAAATAATTATGATTAG
- the purH gene encoding bifunctional phosphoribosylaminoimidazolecarboxamide formyltransferase/IMP cyclohydrolase, with protein MGSVKTALLSVSDKAGVVDFAKELQKLDFRIISTGGTLKALKDAGLKVTAVEEITGFPEVLDGRVKTLHPKIHAGILAMRNKKHLDELKKLEIDTIDVVAVNLYPFEAEPSIETIDIGGVTLLRAAAKNHEGVLVVCEPEDYSSVITAIKDSKDDLAFRQKLAAKSFRHTAYYDSVISSYFTKEQFPEKISIGLKKSSDLRYGENPHQKAAIYKIGNWQMNSSKQLQGKELSYNNYLDLNSAFNLVCEFQKPSCVIVKHNNPCGAASSKDILEAYKNAFICDPVSAFGGIVAFNKSVDGDTAKEVIKIFTECIIAPEYSEDALKIFAQKKDLRLLVKSINNSDDSIPEIRSISEGMLVQTKDNKVYETLKVVTETKPEKEMLESLEFAYTVAKYVRSNTITMVKGTQTVGIGAGQMSRIDALKIANIKMQSIAGSLTHLSAQPLVIASDAFFPFRDVVDESAKIGVAAIIQPGGSIKDKDSITGCNEHKIAMVFTGIRHFKH; from the coding sequence ATGGGGAGTGTTAAGACTGCGCTGTTGAGTGTTTCGGATAAAGCAGGTGTTGTTGATTTTGCAAAGGAACTTCAGAAGCTGGACTTTAGAATTATTTCAACAGGCGGGACGTTAAAAGCTTTAAAAGATGCCGGACTGAAAGTTACCGCTGTAGAAGAAATCACAGGATTTCCGGAAGTGCTTGACGGCAGGGTAAAAACATTACATCCGAAAATTCATGCGGGTATTTTGGCAATGAGAAATAAAAAACACCTGGATGAATTAAAGAAATTAGAGATTGACACTATAGACGTAGTTGCGGTTAATTTATACCCGTTTGAAGCGGAACCGTCAATTGAAACTATAGATATCGGCGGGGTTACGCTTCTGAGAGCAGCTGCCAAAAATCACGAAGGTGTTTTGGTTGTTTGTGAACCGGAAGATTATTCTTCAGTTATAACCGCTATAAAAGATTCAAAAGATGATTTGGCATTCAGGCAGAAACTAGCGGCGAAATCATTCAGGCATACTGCCTATTACGATTCTGTCATTTCAAGTTACTTTACCAAAGAACAATTTCCAGAAAAAATATCGATTGGACTTAAAAAAAGCTCAGATTTAAGGTACGGTGAGAATCCGCATCAAAAAGCAGCAATATACAAAATCGGTAATTGGCAGATGAACAGTTCAAAGCAATTGCAGGGGAAGGAATTATCATATAATAACTACCTTGATTTAAATTCCGCATTTAATCTTGTATGCGAGTTTCAAAAACCGTCTTGTGTAATTGTAAAACATAATAATCCCTGCGGGGCTGCATCTTCAAAAGATATTTTAGAGGCGTATAAAAACGCTTTTATTTGTGACCCTGTTTCCGCGTTTGGCGGCATAGTTGCTTTCAATAAAAGTGTGGACGGGGATACGGCAAAAGAAGTGATAAAAATATTTACAGAATGTATTATAGCACCGGAATATTCAGAAGATGCATTAAAGATTTTTGCACAAAAGAAAGATTTACGGCTGTTGGTAAAATCTATTAATAATTCTGATGATTCCATCCCGGAGATCCGTTCTATTTCGGAAGGTATGCTTGTACAAACTAAAGACAACAAAGTCTACGAGACTTTGAAAGTTGTAACGGAGACAAAACCGGAGAAAGAGATGTTGGAATCATTAGAGTTTGCTTATACTGTTGCCAAATATGTTAGGTCAAATACAATTACAATGGTAAAAGGAACACAAACTGTCGGAATAGGCGCCGGTCAAATGTCACGAATTGATGCGTTAAAAATCGCTAATATTAAAATGCAGTCAATCGCCGGTTCTTTAACTCACTTGTCCGCTCAACCGCTTGTTATTGCCAGCGACGCTTTTTTTCCGTTCAGGGATGTAGTGGATGAATCGGCAAAAATAGGTGTTGCCGCTATAATACAGCCCGGTGGTTCCATAAAAGACAAGGATTCTATAACAGGCTGCAATGAACATAAAATAGCAATGGTATTCACAGGAATCAGGCATTTTAAACATTAA
- a CDS encoding phosphoribosylformylglycinamidine synthase subunit PurS: protein MASYKILVKHKEEFFDAESERIKKDILISGIKNIISVKIAQIYEISGDISFQEIKEISKDLLVDPLTQLLFINFSLENESGKLAVEVYYKGGVTDSVAETIKIGIDDMNIKKELFVRTGKRYSLEGDLSKEEVKKIAEGILSNTVVQAYNIISGNVS, encoded by the coding sequence GTGGCTAGTTATAAAATATTAGTAAAACACAAGGAAGAATTTTTTGATGCGGAATCGGAAAGAATCAAAAAAGATATTCTGATTTCGGGCATAAAGAATATAATTTCTGTTAAAATAGCTCAGATTTATGAAATATCCGGAGATATATCATTTCAGGAAATCAAAGAAATTTCCAAAGATTTACTCGTAGACCCGCTTACACAATTACTGTTCATAAATTTTTCTTTGGAAAACGAAAGTGGAAAATTAGCAGTTGAGGTTTATTATAAAGGCGGGGTTACCGACTCGGTTGCGGAAACGATAAAAATCGGGATAGATGACATGAATATAAAAAAGGAATTATTTGTAAGAACCGGTAAAAGATATTCATTAGAAGGTGATTTATCAAAGGAAGAAGTAAAAAAAATAGCCGAAGGAATTTTATCAAATACAGTTGTACAGGCATATAATATAATTAGCGGGAATGTTTCTTGA
- a CDS encoding phosphoribosylaminoimidazolesuccinocarboxamide synthase: MTGITSSETGLTGFKNVYHGKVRDVYDIEGDKLLIVATDRISCFDHILPTLVPEKGKILTNISLFWFDYLKDITKNHLISSDIKYISQFIPANMVSALEGRTMLVKKAKRIDIEVIIRGYLSGSAWSEYNKTNSICGIKLPKGLKESEKLPQIIFTPSTKASDGQHDINITEKEAGDIVGKEITEIVRDRSIKIYKKASEYALSRGIIIADTKFEFGIVGDDIILIDEVFTPDSSRFWDKEKYSPGKSQENFDKQFVRDYLISINWNKQPPVPSLPEDIVSKTRERYQEVQRRICG; the protein is encoded by the coding sequence ATGACGGGTATCACCTCATCTGAAACCGGCTTGACCGGATTTAAAAATGTTTATCATGGAAAGGTCAGGGATGTATATGATATAGAAGGCGATAAATTACTTATTGTCGCTACTGACAGAATTTCCTGTTTCGACCATATTTTGCCGACATTAGTTCCGGAAAAAGGAAAGATATTGACAAATATTTCACTTTTCTGGTTTGATTATTTGAAAGACATAACAAAAAACCATTTAATCTCTTCTGATATTAAATATATCTCTCAATTTATTCCTGCTAATATGGTAAGTGCATTAGAAGGGCGTACGATGTTAGTTAAAAAGGCAAAACGAATAGATATTGAGGTAATCATACGCGGTTATCTTTCCGGCAGTGCGTGGAGCGAGTACAATAAAACAAATTCTATTTGCGGGATTAAATTACCAAAAGGATTAAAAGAATCCGAAAAACTTCCGCAGATTATCTTTACACCTTCAACAAAAGCTTCAGACGGGCAGCACGATATTAATATTACGGAAAAAGAAGCCGGAGATATTGTCGGAAAAGAAATTACTGAAATTGTCAGAGATAGAAGTATTAAAATTTATAAAAAAGCGTCAGAATATGCTTTGTCGAGAGGAATAATAATAGCCGATACAAAATTTGAGTTTGGAATAGTTGGTGATGATATTATTCTGATTGACGAGGTTTTTACACCTGATTCTTCAAGATTTTGGGATAAAGAAAAATATTCTCCGGGGAAATCTCAGGAAAATTTTGACAAGCAGTTTGTCCGTGACTATTTAATTTCAATCAATTGGAACAAGCAACCGCCGGTTCCGTCCTTACCGGAAGATATTGTTAGTAAGACAAGGGAAAGATACCAGGAAGTTCAAAGGAGAATATGTGGCTAG
- a CDS encoding thymidylate synthase, protein MNTDGNIPVFLVEGETLPEVWEKAVVKTWKEGIQIKTEYDRPGDPLSKDCTMIMVCHNPLKEPRIHRCFPAGLDTLEIYRQEVVNGVHDHWINPAEGKWTYTYHERIFAYKTENKIINQIDYIIDKLSKTFYTRRAQAITWNVATDPQTYDPPCLQRLWFRVVENEKNEPVLNMDTHWRSRDGYKAAFMNIFALTDLQKLVAEGISKKIKKEVLIGRYTDMADSFHIYGSYYNEFKGFLDTVEKRRFEERTWNSEFAEDIFAEAREKLKQEKK, encoded by the coding sequence ATGAATACTGACGGGAACATACCGGTTTTTTTAGTTGAAGGTGAGACTTTACCGGAGGTATGGGAAAAAGCAGTAGTAAAAACGTGGAAGGAAGGTATACAAATAAAGACAGAATATGACAGGCCCGGTGACCCCCTGAGTAAGGATTGTACAATGATAATGGTATGTCATAATCCGTTAAAAGAACCGAGAATACACAGATGTTTTCCGGCAGGACTTGATACTCTTGAGATATACAGGCAGGAAGTAGTAAATGGTGTCCACGACCACTGGATTAACCCGGCTGAGGGTAAATGGACATATACTTACCATGAAAGAATTTTTGCTTATAAAACGGAGAATAAAATAATCAACCAGATAGATTATATAATTGATAAGTTATCAAAAACTTTTTATACCAGACGGGCACAGGCAATAACCTGGAATGTAGCAACCGACCCTCAGACATACGACCCTCCGTGTCTCCAAAGGTTATGGTTTAGGGTAGTTGAAAATGAAAAAAATGAACCGGTTTTAAACATGGATACGCATTGGCGTTCCAGAGACGGGTATAAAGCGGCGTTTATGAATATTTTTGCTTTAACTGATTTACAAAAACTTGTTGCTGAAGGCATATCTAAAAAAATTAAAAAAGAAGTTCTAATAGGAAGATATACTGACATGGCAGACAGTTTTCATATTTACGGAAGTTATTATAATGAATTTAAAGGATTTCTTGATACAGTTGAGAAAAGAAGATTTGAAGAAAGAACATGGAATAGTGAATTTGCAGAAGATATTTTTGCCGAGGCAAGAGAAAAATTAAAACAGGAGAAAAAATGA
- a CDS encoding uroporphyrinogen decarboxylase family protein, which produces MNKREIVLETLKHKDCGIVPYNIDFTIAMREKVRKYLGLASAEEVSGKLGNFLAQLNIGTVTGPSEGTIDEIYYSKKVGNNLYMDDWGVVWRKEPGDDIGVVADAPLKEDNLKKFKAPVPVSRGKYLEKFCKENPDRFRLVSLSSPIFQRAWFLRGMENFLVDMALNKEFVHELIDIIMEYTEKVVKEAIQYDIDAIMFFDDWGQQNGLIMSPQMWNEYIKPGIRKLCGIIKEKNKIVFMHSCGNIECVIPDLIEIGVDVLNPVQPEIMDVYKIKKLYGNNLSFYGGISTQELLPRGTVDEVKKDVMNKLKELGKNGGYILAPAHAVQADVPVENIMAFVETMQKQ; this is translated from the coding sequence ATGAATAAAAGAGAAATAGTTTTAGAAACACTGAAACATAAAGATTGCGGTATTGTTCCTTATAATATAGATTTTACTATAGCTATGCGGGAAAAAGTAAGGAAATATTTAGGGCTGGCAAGTGCCGAAGAAGTCAGCGGAAAACTGGGTAATTTTTTAGCCCAGTTAAATATAGGTACTGTTACAGGTCCCTCCGAGGGAACGATTGACGAAATTTATTATTCAAAAAAAGTAGGGAATAATTTATATATGGATGACTGGGGAGTTGTATGGAGAAAGGAACCGGGAGATGATATCGGGGTAGTTGCAGATGCTCCGCTTAAAGAAGATAATTTAAAGAAATTCAAAGCTCCTGTCCCGGTGAGCAGGGGAAAATATCTTGAGAAATTCTGCAAGGAAAATCCTGATAGGTTCAGGTTGGTTAGTTTAAGTTCTCCGATATTTCAGAGAGCGTGGTTTTTGAGAGGCATGGAAAACTTTTTAGTAGATATGGCTCTAAATAAGGAATTTGTTCACGAATTAATTGATATTATTATGGAATATACTGAAAAAGTAGTTAAAGAGGCAATTCAATATGATATTGATGCCATAATGTTCTTTGATGATTGGGGACAACAAAACGGTCTTATCATGTCACCTCAAATGTGGAATGAATATATTAAACCCGGAATACGAAAATTGTGCGGGATTATTAAGGAAAAAAATAAAATAGTTTTCATGCATAGTTGCGGGAATATTGAGTGTGTAATACCGGATTTAATTGAGATAGGGGTAGACGTGCTTAATCCGGTTCAGCCTGAAATTATGGATGTTTATAAAATTAAAAAACTATATGGGAATAATCTTTCGTTTTACGGCGGGATTAGCACCCAGGAACTTCTGCCTCGTGGAACAGTTGACGAAGTAAAAAAAGATGTTATGAACAAATTAAAAGAATTGGGTAAGAATGGCGGGTATATTTTGGCACCTGCACATGCAGTACAAGCTGATGTTCCGGTTGAAAACATTATGGCTTTTGTTGAAACTATGCAAAAACAATAG